Proteins encoded by one window of Longimicrobiales bacterium:
- a CDS encoding lasso peptide biosynthesis B2 protein has translation GRVAPARDPVAAKLIIRCVRRVQRSRIRGLRRDCLGRGAVLFVLLRRAGYDVSLCFGVGRPADRFAGHCWLELDGVPFLERRDPTVQFGEVFRMPFPAPGDASSSTHHEATRSA, from the coding sequence AGGTCGCGTGGCGCCGGCGCGTGATCCCGTTGCGGCGAAGCTGATCATCCGCTGCGTGCGGCGCGTGCAGCGCTCGCGCATCCGTGGCCTTCGCCGCGACTGCCTCGGGCGCGGCGCGGTGCTGTTCGTGCTTCTGCGCCGTGCCGGTTATGACGTTTCCCTGTGTTTCGGAGTCGGGCGACCGGCCGACCGGTTTGCGGGGCACTGCTGGCTCGAGCTCGACGGTGTACCCTTCCTGGAGCGGCGCGACCCGACCGTGCAATTCGGCGAGGTGTTCCGGATGCCGTTCCCCGCACCCGGGGATGCGTCATCCTCGACGCATCACGAGGCCACACGCTCGGCATGA